In a genomic window of Rhinopithecus roxellana isolate Shanxi Qingling chromosome 2, ASM756505v1, whole genome shotgun sequence:
- the METTL14 gene encoding N6-adenosine-methyltransferase non-catalytic subunit, protein MDSRLQEIRERQKLRRQLLAQQLGAESADSIGAVLNSKDEQREIAETRETCRASYDTSAPNTKRKYLDEGETDEDKMEEYKDELEMQQEEENLPYEEEIYKDSSTFLKGTQSLNPHNDYCQHFVDTGHRPQNFIRDVGLADRFEEYPKLRELIRLKDELIAKSNTPPMYLQADIEAFDIRELTPKFDVILLEPPLEEYYRETGITANEKCWTWDDIMKLEIDEIAAPRSFIFLWCGSGEGLDLGRVCLRKWGYRRCEDICWIKTNKNNPGKTKTLDPKAVFQRTKEHCLMGIKGTVKRSTDGDFIHANVDIDLIITEEPEIGNIEKPVEIFHIIEHFCLGRRRLHLFGRDSTIRPGWLTVGPTLTNSNYNAETYASYFSAPNSYLTGCTEEIERLRPKSPPPKSKSDRGGGAPRGGGRGGTSAGRGRERNRSNFRGERGGFRGGRGGTHRGGFPPR, encoded by the exons ATGGATAGCCGCTTGCAGGAGATCCGGGAGCGGCAGAAGTTACGGCGACAGCTCCTCGCGCAGCAG TTGGGAGCTGAAAGTGCCGACAGCATTGGTGCCGTGTTAAATAGCAAAGATGAGCAGAGAGAAATTGCTGAAACAAGAGAGACTTGCAG ggCTTCCTATGATACTTCTGCTCCAAATACGAAACGTAAGTATCTGGATGAAGGAGAGACAGATGAAGACAAAATGGAAGAATATAAG GATGAACTAGAAATGCAACAGGAGGAAGAAAATTTGCCATATGAAGAAGAGATTTACAAAGATTCTAGTACTTTTcttaag ggAACACAGAGCTTAAATCCCCATAATGATTACTGCCAACATTTTGTAGACACTGGACATAGACCTCAGAATTTCATCAGGGATGTAG GTTTAGCTGACAGATTTGAAGAATATCCTAAACTGAGGGAGCTCATCAGACTAAAGGATGAGTTAATAGCTAAATCTAACACTCCTCCTAT GTACTTACAAGCCGATATAGAAGCCTTTGACATCAGAGAACTAACACCCAAATTTGATGTGATTCTTCTGGAACCCCCTTTAGAAGAATATTACAGAGAAACTGGCATCACTGCTAATGAAAAGTGCTGGACTTGGGATGAT ATTATGAAGTTAGAAATTGATGAGATTGCAGCACCTcgatcatttatttttctctggtgTGGTTCTGGGGAGGGGCTGGACCTTGGAAGAGTG TGTTTACGAAAATGGGGTTACAGAAGATGTGAAGATATTTGTTGGATTAAAACCAATAAAAACAATCCTGGGAAGACTAAGACTTTAGATCCAAAGGCTGTCTTTCAGAGAACAAAG GAACACTGCCTCATGGGGATCAAAGGAACTGTGAAGCGTAGCACAGATGGGGACTTCATTCATGCTAATGTTGACATTGACTTAATTATCACAGAAGAACCTGAAATTGGCAATATAGAAAAACCTGTAGAAATTTTTCATATAATTGAGCATTTTTGTCTTGGTAGAAGACGCCTTCATCTATTTGGAAGAGATAGTACAATTCGACCAG GCTGGCTCACAGTTGGACCAACACTTACAAATAGCAACTACAATGCGGAAACATATGCATCCTATTTCAGTGCTCCTAACTCCTACTTGACTGGTTGTACAGAAGAAATTGAGAGACTTCGACCAAAATCACCTCCTCCCAAATCTAAATCTGACCGAGGAGGTGGAGCTCCCAGAGGTGGAGGAAGAGGTGGAACTTCTGCTGGCCGTGGACGAGAAAGAAATCGATCTAACTTCCGAGGAGAAAGAGGTGGCTTTAGAGGGGGCCGTGGAGGAACACACAGAGGTGGCTTTCCACCCAGATAA